A single window of Ficedula albicollis isolate OC2 chromosome 8, FicAlb1.5, whole genome shotgun sequence DNA harbors:
- the RPL5 gene encoding 60S ribosomal protein L5 isoform X2, whose product MSTGRSVRTGLQLKDILGFVKVVKNKAYFKRYQVKFRRRREGKTDYYARKRLVIQDKNKYNTPKYRMIVRVTNRDIICQIAYARIEGDMIVCAAYAHELPKYGVKVGLTNYAAAYCTGLLLARRLLNKFGLDKIYEGQVEVTGDEYNVESVDGKPGAFTCYLDAGLARTTTGNKVFGALKGAVDGGLSIPHSTKRFPGYDSESKEFNAEVHRKHIMGQNVADYMRYLMEEDEDAYKKQFSQYIKNNVTPDGMEEMYKKAHAAIRDNPVHEKKPKREVKKKRWNCPKMSLAQKKDRVAQKKASFLRAQERRTES is encoded by the exons ATGAGCACGGGCCGGTCCGTGCGGACGGGCCTTCAGCTAAAAGATATTTTG GGGTTCGTGAAAGTTGTCAAGAATAAGGCATACTTCAAGAGATACCAAGTGAAATTCAGGAGAAGGAGAG agggaaaaactGATTACTATGCTCGCAAACGTTTGGTAATTCAAGATAAAAACAAGTACAACACTCCTAAGTACAGGATGATTGTGCGTGTTACCAACAGAGACATCATCTGCCAG ATTGCCTATGCCAGAATCGAGGGGGACATGATTGTGTGTGCTGCCTACGCCCACGAGCTGCCCAAGTACGGCGTCAAGGTGGGCCTGACCAACTACGCCGCCGCCTACTGCACCGGCCTGCTGCTGGCACGCAGG CTTCTGAATAAATTTGGCCTTGATAAGATCTATGAAGGCCAAGTTGAAGTCACTGGTGATGAGTACAATGTGGAAAGTGTGGATGGCAAGCCTGGTGCTTTTACATGCTACCTGGATGCAGGTCTTGCCAGAACTACCACTGGAAACAAAGTCTTTGGTGCTCTGAAGGGTGCAGTGGATGGGGGGCTGTCTATCCCTCATAG CACCAAACGTTTCCCTGGCTACGACTCGGAAAGCAAAGAGTTCAATGCTGAGGTTCACCGCAAGCACATCATGGGCCAGAACGTGGCTGACTACATGCGGTACCTGAtggaggaggatgaagatgCCTACAAGAAGCAGTTCTCCCAGTACATAAAGAACAATGTAACACCTGACGGG ATGGAAGAAATGTATAAAAAAGCCCATGCTGCTATACGGGATAATCCAGTCCATGAAAAGAAACCCAAGAGGGAAGTCAAGAAAAAGAG ATGGAATTGTCCCAAGATGTCCCTTGCCCAGAAGAAAGACCGTGTTGCTCAGAAGAAGGCCAGCTTCCTCAGGGCCCAGGAACGCAGAACTGAGAGTTAA
- the RPL5 gene encoding 60S ribosomal protein L5 isoform X1 codes for MPIRLHKQSRERLSARSSSPANNEPIRHCPDTGFVKVVKNKAYFKRYQVKFRRRREGKTDYYARKRLVIQDKNKYNTPKYRMIVRVTNRDIICQIAYARIEGDMIVCAAYAHELPKYGVKVGLTNYAAAYCTGLLLARRLLNKFGLDKIYEGQVEVTGDEYNVESVDGKPGAFTCYLDAGLARTTTGNKVFGALKGAVDGGLSIPHSTKRFPGYDSESKEFNAEVHRKHIMGQNVADYMRYLMEEDEDAYKKQFSQYIKNNVTPDGMEEMYKKAHAAIRDNPVHEKKPKREVKKKRWNCPKMSLAQKKDRVAQKKASFLRAQERRTES; via the exons GGGTTCGTGAAAGTTGTCAAGAATAAGGCATACTTCAAGAGATACCAAGTGAAATTCAGGAGAAGGAGAG agggaaaaactGATTACTATGCTCGCAAACGTTTGGTAATTCAAGATAAAAACAAGTACAACACTCCTAAGTACAGGATGATTGTGCGTGTTACCAACAGAGACATCATCTGCCAG ATTGCCTATGCCAGAATCGAGGGGGACATGATTGTGTGTGCTGCCTACGCCCACGAGCTGCCCAAGTACGGCGTCAAGGTGGGCCTGACCAACTACGCCGCCGCCTACTGCACCGGCCTGCTGCTGGCACGCAGG CTTCTGAATAAATTTGGCCTTGATAAGATCTATGAAGGCCAAGTTGAAGTCACTGGTGATGAGTACAATGTGGAAAGTGTGGATGGCAAGCCTGGTGCTTTTACATGCTACCTGGATGCAGGTCTTGCCAGAACTACCACTGGAAACAAAGTCTTTGGTGCTCTGAAGGGTGCAGTGGATGGGGGGCTGTCTATCCCTCATAG CACCAAACGTTTCCCTGGCTACGACTCGGAAAGCAAAGAGTTCAATGCTGAGGTTCACCGCAAGCACATCATGGGCCAGAACGTGGCTGACTACATGCGGTACCTGAtggaggaggatgaagatgCCTACAAGAAGCAGTTCTCCCAGTACATAAAGAACAATGTAACACCTGACGGG ATGGAAGAAATGTATAAAAAAGCCCATGCTGCTATACGGGATAATCCAGTCCATGAAAAGAAACCCAAGAGGGAAGTCAAGAAAAAGAG ATGGAATTGTCCCAAGATGTCCCTTGCCCAGAAGAAAGACCGTGTTGCTCAGAAGAAGGCCAGCTTCCTCAGGGCCCAGGAACGCAGAACTGAGAGTTAA
- the FAM69A gene encoding protein FAM69A: MYVQYSTYTELCRGHDCRKIICDKYKTGVIDGSACSSLCAKETLYFGKCLSTKPNNQIYLGIWGNLQSVIKCQMEEAAQLDFGTDPEPRKEIVLFDKPTKGTTVEKFKEMVYGLFKAKLGEQGNLSELVNLILSFADGNKDGRVSLPEAKSAWALLQLEEFLLMVILQDKEHTPKLIGFCGDLYVTERVEYTSLYGISLPWIIELLIPSGFRRSMDQWFTPSWPRKAKIAIGLLEFVEDIFHGPYGNFLMCDTSAKNLGYNDKYDLKMMDMRKIVPEINLKEIIKDRQCDSDLDCIYGTDCRTLCDQSKMRCTTEVIQPNLAKACQLLKDYLLRGAPSDIHEELEKQLYLCIALKVTANQMEMEHSLILNNLKTLLWKKISHTNDS; this comes from the exons ATGTATGTCCAGTACTCCACCTACACAGAACTGTGCAGAGGACATGACTGCAGGAAAATAATA TGTGATAAATACAAGACTGGTGTTATTGATGGGTCAGCATGTAGTAGTCTTTGTGCTAAAGAAACactgtattttggaaaatgtttgtCAACAAAGCCCAATAACCAG ATCTATTTAGGAATCTGGGGGAATCTGCAAAGTGTTATAAAATGCCAGATGGAAGAAGCTGCTCAACTTGATTTTGGTACTGACCCAGAACCAAGGAAGGAAATAGTCCTATTTGATAAACCAACAAAAGGAACCACTGTTGAGAAATTCAAAGAAATGGTATATGGTCTTTTTAAA GCAAAACTGGGTGAACAAGGAAATCTTTCAGAACTGGTTAATCTCATCCTGTCTTTCGCTGATGGAAACAAAGATGGAAGAGTCTCTTTGCCAGAGGCAAAATCTGCATGGGCACTCCTGCAGCTAGAAGAGTTTCTGTTAATGGTGATCTTGCAGGATAAAGAGCATACTCCCAAGCTGATAGGTTTTTGTGGGGATCTCTATGTGACCGAAAGAGTTGAATATACCTCTCTCTATGGAATCAGCCTTCCATGGATTATAGAACTGCTCATTCCCTCTGGCTTCAGAAGAAGCATGGACCAGTGGTTCACTCCATCATGGccaagaaaggcaaaaatagcTATAGGGCTTTTAGAATTTGTGGAAGATATTTTCCATGGACCTTATGGTAACTTTCTTATGTGTGACACAAGTGCCAAAAACTTGGGATATAATGATAAATATGATTTGAAAATGATGGACATGAGAAAAATAGtgccagaaattaatttgaaggaaataattaaagatCGTCAGTGTGACTCAGATTTGGACTGCATTTATGGTACAGACTGTAGAACACTATGTGACCAAAGCAAAATGAGATGTACTACTGAAGTAATTCAGCCAAACTTAGCAAAAGCTTGTCAGCTCCTTAAAGACTATCTGCTTCGTGGTGCTCCTTCTGATATCCATGAAGAACTTGAGAAACAACTGTACTTGTGCATTGCCCTGAAAGTCACAGCAAATCAAATGGAAATGGAGCATTCTTTAATactcaataatttaaaaactttacTGTGGAAGAAAATTTCTCATACAAACGATTCGTAG